A single Natranaerobius thermophilus JW/NM-WN-LF DNA region contains:
- a CDS encoding methyl-accepting chemotaxis protein, which yields MENSTDHPKKYKSLGMVLGVLVFILAAVPLLTSAILLAVQDMLVIRPWQIFVIVGITVVFALLVYFYIRSRVLGPLSYLLKACEQASRGDLLRTVEPSSQIREIRQIEVGMGQLFGSLRQMVGKIQISAEQTQEYAKSLASGIEEANEAINQIATTVNDISSGAEEQSQATDQTLQGVNERLEQVERISSNAKSAQETAEQMEQVIEDSSSKVENLIKSSEETAENNQKAREMIKKLTDQAEKITEIVNVVTDISEQTHLLALNASIEAARAGDSGQGFAVVAQEVRNLAEESGKSAEEISNLIYKVKEMVNEADRLVEQSVNNSRQGAEYADTARNALKEIVTAVHRVAEKVDDVQSGAQVLKESIQEVQDSVQKINEIAQSNAAGAEETAASTQEHTATMDEMNTSSDNLSKISEELLQLVNETLASEEVYQKYQDGINDIKEKLQEASENLKEIEIDKQEQDPYLNELANNPNVEMLFTTDRDGKIVYISRDVGVSDVSYRPWYKEAIKGEEYISNVYISQANDRPCVTVSLPILDAYGSVKGVLGADLFLG from the coding sequence TTGGAAAATTCTACGGATCATCCTAAAAAGTATAAATCTTTAGGTATGGTTTTAGGAGTATTAGTGTTTATTTTAGCCGCTGTCCCTTTGCTGACTTCTGCAATATTACTAGCGGTGCAAGATATGCTGGTAATCAGACCTTGGCAGATATTTGTGATTGTAGGCATTACAGTTGTATTTGCACTTTTAGTTTATTTTTACATAAGATCCAGAGTCCTTGGTCCCTTATCATATTTGTTAAAGGCCTGTGAACAGGCATCTCGCGGAGATTTGTTAAGGACAGTGGAACCAAGTTCACAAATCAGGGAAATTAGGCAAATAGAAGTTGGGATGGGTCAGTTATTTGGATCATTGCGTCAAATGGTAGGCAAAATTCAGATATCGGCAGAACAAACCCAGGAGTATGCTAAGTCACTGGCTTCAGGTATAGAAGAAGCTAATGAAGCTATTAATCAGATTGCAACCACAGTCAACGATATTTCTTCAGGAGCAGAAGAACAGTCTCAAGCAACAGATCAGACTCTTCAAGGAGTAAATGAACGCTTAGAACAAGTGGAACGGATCTCAAGTAATGCAAAAAGTGCCCAAGAAACAGCTGAACAAATGGAACAAGTCATCGAAGATAGTTCCAGCAAAGTAGAAAACTTAATCAAATCTTCTGAAGAAACCGCCGAAAACAATCAGAAGGCTAGAGAAATGATTAAGAAACTAACAGATCAAGCAGAAAAAATTACTGAAATTGTGAATGTTGTTACTGATATATCAGAACAAACTCATCTCCTAGCTCTAAATGCGTCAATAGAAGCGGCCCGGGCTGGTGATTCAGGTCAAGGTTTTGCGGTAGTGGCACAAGAAGTCAGGAATTTGGCTGAGGAATCGGGAAAATCAGCAGAAGAGATTTCAAATTTGATTTACAAAGTTAAAGAGATGGTTAATGAGGCGGATAGATTAGTTGAACAAAGTGTTAACAATTCACGCCAGGGTGCTGAATATGCCGATACAGCCAGAAACGCTCTGAAAGAGATAGTAACTGCAGTTCATAGAGTAGCGGAAAAAGTTGATGATGTTCAGAGCGGAGCTCAGGTTCTAAAAGAAAGTATTCAGGAAGTTCAGGATTCTGTTCAAAAGATTAACGAAATAGCTCAAAGTAATGCGGCAGGGGCAGAAGAAACCGCTGCATCTACTCAAGAGCATACAGCCACAATGGATGAAATGAATACATCTTCTGACAATTTGAGTAAGATTTCGGAGGAACTATTGCAGCTTGTGAATGAAACTCTAGCCAGTGAAGAGGTCTACCAAAAATACCAAGATGGGATTAATGATATTAAAGAAAAACTCCAAGAAGCCTCTGAAAACTTGAAAGAGATTGAAATTGACAAACAAGAACAAGACCCTTATTTAAATGAACTAGCTAATAATCCTAATGTTGAAATGTTATTTACTACCGATAGAGATGGGAAAATCGTCTATATTTCTCGAGATGTGGGTGTCTCCGATGTTTCTTATCGCCCCTGGTATAAAGAGGCT
- a CDS encoding low molecular weight protein arginine phosphatase has product MKGGLIIRTILFVCTGNTCRSPMAEWIFNNKVEEWGLSDKLQGKSAGIFAVDGTQASEHAKKIVNSKGGDLSEHRAQVVKQELVDQADLILTMTAEQKHFVESNYSSDNNNASVYLITEYVSKLLENPEELNQTGTSESTSINSCKDGEKSEVKDPIGGTYDEYQAVFFELEELIEIIVKNHN; this is encoded by the coding sequence ATGAAAGGAGGACTTATTATTAGGACTATATTATTTGTTTGCACAGGAAATACATGTCGTAGCCCCATGGCAGAATGGATCTTTAATAACAAAGTTGAAGAATGGGGCCTTTCTGATAAATTACAAGGAAAATCTGCAGGAATTTTTGCTGTTGATGGAACTCAAGCATCAGAACATGCCAAGAAAATAGTTAACTCAAAAGGAGGTGACTTATCAGAGCATAGGGCGCAAGTGGTTAAACAGGAGTTAGTGGATCAAGCTGATTTAATCCTGACCATGACAGCTGAGCAAAAACATTTTGTTGAAAGTAATTATAGCTCTGATAATAATAACGCGTCCGTTTATTTAATTACAGAATATGTCTCTAAGTTACTAGAAAACCCTGAGGAATTAAATCAGACAGGCACATCCGAGTCAACTTCGATCAATAGTTGTAAAGATGGGGAAAAAAGTGAAGTTAAAGACCCCATAGGTGGAACCTATGATGAATATCAAGCTGTGTTTTTTGAATTAGAAGAGTTGATTGAGATTATTGTGAAGAACCATAACTAG
- a CDS encoding L-threonylcarbamoyladenylate synthase, producing MTKFEKVDKIKPDKTIIKQAAGIVRQNGLVAFPTETVYGLGGNGLSPAAIQKIFQAKNRPLDNPVILHLHSVNQVETLGFPPEEFFFLAEKFWPGPLTMIIPKKNIVPREASGGLDTVAVRMPDHNVALALIQEAQVPMAAPSANLSGRPSPTTAAHVELDLSGRIDMIIDGGTTGVGLESTVIDLSEKPYQVLRPGGITAEQLASALDYCQDTFLYTGSEEDYYAEGNQSSCDEMITKDKNSIKSPGVKYRHYSPQGELYLVEGSGHKLLHKMYEYANDFSKQGYRIGILLTNELLEEDGNLHKFCYVRRLGNEDQLTEVAHSLYDALREMDQQGIEIILCRTFSPKGIGVALMNRLLKASNGKVL from the coding sequence ATGACTAAGTTTGAAAAAGTCGACAAAATAAAACCAGATAAAACTATTATAAAACAAGCGGCAGGAATTGTCCGCCAGAACGGTTTAGTCGCCTTTCCAACAGAGACTGTCTATGGACTAGGAGGGAATGGACTTAGTCCTGCTGCAATACAAAAAATATTCCAGGCAAAAAACCGCCCATTGGATAATCCGGTGATTTTACATTTGCACTCTGTCAATCAAGTTGAAACACTAGGCTTTCCACCTGAAGAATTCTTTTTTTTAGCCGAAAAATTTTGGCCTGGTCCCTTGACTATGATTATACCTAAAAAAAATATTGTCCCAAGGGAGGCCTCTGGAGGTTTAGATACAGTAGCGGTTAGAATGCCGGATCATAACGTAGCCCTTGCTTTAATCCAGGAAGCTCAGGTTCCCATGGCTGCTCCTAGTGCTAATTTATCAGGACGTCCCAGTCCAACAACAGCTGCCCATGTGGAACTCGATCTTAGCGGTCGAATAGACATGATCATAGATGGAGGAACAACAGGGGTTGGTTTGGAATCAACTGTGATTGATCTTTCCGAGAAACCTTATCAGGTGTTGCGCCCAGGAGGAATCACAGCAGAACAACTTGCTTCTGCCCTTGATTATTGTCAGGATACCTTTTTGTATACAGGATCAGAGGAGGATTATTACGCGGAAGGAAATCAATCAAGTTGTGACGAAATGATTACAAAGGATAAAAATTCCATTAAATCACCAGGTGTTAAATATCGACACTATTCTCCTCAAGGTGAGTTATATCTGGTGGAAGGTAGTGGACACAAGCTTTTACATAAAATGTATGAATATGCAAATGATTTTTCAAAGCAGGGTTATAGGATCGGAATATTGTTGACTAATGAACTATTAGAAGAGGATGGCAACCTTCATAAGTTTTGCTATGTAAGACGCCTCGGCAATGAAGATCAACTGACAGAAGTGGCTCATAGCTTATACGATGCCCTTAGGGAAATGGACCAACAAGGAATAGAAATCATTTTATGTCGTACATTTTCTCCCAAGGGAATTGGTGTTGCTCTTATGAATAGGCTCTTAAAGGCATCAAATGGTAAAGTCCTTTAA
- the larB gene encoding nickel pincer cofactor biosynthesis protein LarB, translating into MKREQILEILNKVSSGNLEPEDAANKIKQTAFEDLGYAKIDHHRSQRQGFPEVIYCQGKEPHQVAEIFQSLVKHNDNVLATRASDKIFNKVRHLIPQARYNDLARTIIYQKEACKTPNSKYGKVALVSAGTSDLAVAEEAFETAQVMGAPVEKFYDVGVAGIHRLLNFYDQLTEASCVIVVAGMEGALASVVGGLVDVPVIACPTSIGYGANFNGLSSMLTMLNSCASGVSVVNIDNGFGAGYQAALISKLDTR; encoded by the coding sequence TTGAAAAGAGAACAAATATTGGAAATCTTAAATAAAGTTTCTAGTGGTAACTTAGAACCAGAAGATGCTGCCAATAAAATTAAGCAAACAGCTTTTGAAGACCTAGGTTACGCCAAAATTGACCATCACAGAAGTCAAAGGCAAGGATTCCCAGAAGTAATTTACTGTCAAGGTAAAGAGCCTCATCAAGTAGCAGAAATATTTCAAAGTCTTGTAAAACATAACGATAATGTACTGGCTACCAGGGCGAGTGATAAAATATTCAACAAAGTACGCCATTTAATACCACAAGCTAGATACAACGATCTCGCTAGAACTATTATATACCAAAAAGAAGCTTGTAAAACACCAAATTCAAAGTATGGGAAAGTGGCCCTAGTTTCAGCAGGGACATCCGATTTAGCTGTCGCAGAAGAAGCATTTGAGACTGCTCAAGTTATGGGAGCTCCTGTTGAAAAGTTTTACGATGTTGGTGTTGCGGGAATTCATCGCTTATTAAATTTTTATGATCAGTTGACAGAAGCTAGTTGTGTAATAGTAGTAGCGGGCATGGAAGGAGCCCTTGCTAGTGTAGTAGGAGGACTTGTTGATGTACCAGTAATAGCTTGTCCTACAAGCATAGGCTATGGTGCAAATTTTAATGGATTGAGTTCCATGTTAACAATGTTAAACAGCTGTGCTTCGGGAGTAAGTGTAGTCAATATTGATAACGGTTTTGGCGCTGGTTATCAAGCCGCTTTAATTAGTAAACTGGACACAAGATAA